A segment of the Trifolium pratense cultivar HEN17-A07 linkage group LG7, ARS_RC_1.1, whole genome shotgun sequence genome:
GTTAGTATAAAttatgattataaaaaaaagcaagaaaaaCAAGAGAACCTTatctaaaatattataagtCCAAAGCTTTCTCTTGGtggtctttaagggaccaaaaacaaACTTCATCCACTCATAGCCACACCCCTATCGTTATTAGAATAGCCAACAGCCAACCCTTATTTTACACAACTCTCTCACTCTAAGGCCTTCCACTCTTTATGGTTCACTGACACAAATTTTCACTTCAACCCATTTCCAAAGTTTCTAGCTTTTGCCATTTTTCAACTCTGTATTGGTAAGTTTCTTTATAACTTAAATCCCATTTTGCTTCTTATGgtaaagttttttgtttttatttttagttgtgAAAACTGTTTACATTTTTAGTAACTAACTTTTTATCTTTCTAGATAGTTAGTTGGTAATGAAAATTTATGATGGTtgaaaattaaaagatatgttttttgatgatattattagttttcaataaatcccaaaaaaattatttttggtcaaataatgttttaattaaaaaaagggtTGCTGGCTATTTGGTCATTTCATGCTTTTTATTCATGTTCTGTTCATTTATCTGCATATTCCAAAGTATAACTAACTTTTTCAtcatttgtcaacaaaaaaaagaatatttttttcatcattttagTTCTTCTAgtgatcattaaaaaaaaaattctagttaAGAAAATTTGTTTTAGTAGCAATGAAAATTTTGGGTCACTATAGTTAATGGATCTGTTTAATTAAGTGGACACTAatgatcattttaaaaattttaaaattgttgcTGAGGTGGACAATTCCGATAGATTCACAAATAATGTTCATCTTATTGAGTGTGTGAAGACTCTATTAGAGTGATTTTGGAGAAAAGGAATCATTGTTGGTTGGCATATAACTAACTTAACTAACTCTAACTGATTGTAACTAACATAACTAACTTCTAATACCGATTAAAATGTCGCGTAAGGTTTAAATAGGAAGTTGTTTAATCTTCAAAATGATCTTATCTTAATGATGATATTTAGTAAGAAAATAGGTCAagttttgacaatttttttgttaagcAGAACATGGCACAGATTTTGGCACCCTCGACACAATGGCAGACGAGAATCACAAAAACCACCGCTCCTTGTGCAACTCCAATCACTTCAAAGATGTGGAGTTCTTTAGTTATGAAACAAAATAAGAAAGTTGCGCGTACTTCTAAGTTCAGAGTAATGGCAATCAACAATGAAAATGGCACCATCAACAGGGTTGAGAGTCTACTTAATTTGGACATCACTCCCTTCACTAACAGCATAATTGCTGAGTACATCTGGTATTTCATTCTTCTCTATGTCTGACAGTATCTCATAGTCTGCGTAATGTACTACATAGCACCGACACTTTAGGTTGAACTTGGACGCGTATTTGAGTATACAACATGTTTCACCGTGTCTGAGTCTAAGTGTCTAACACTCATATGATATTGACACGTGTATTTACATTCGatcacttttattttctcatgttaTTATCAATGGCGGTGTCCTGTCCAGTGTTTTTGTCTGTGTCAGTGTTTCGTAGCTTCTATATGAGAATGCAAGGTGTTTAAAACTGTGCTACTTTTTCTGAAACAGGATTGGTGGAACAGGAATCGATGTGCGCAGCAAATCAAGAGTATGTTATTTCAAATATTGTAAACAAGCTAAGATGAAGTATTCCTACCATGTTACTGTTGGatttatcttatcttattatgCTATATGAATGTTTTGTATTCTCAGACCATATCAAAGCCTGTTGAGCATCCCTCTGAGCTCCCTAAGTGGAACTATGATGGATCTAGCACTGGACAAGCCCCTGGTGAAGACAGTGAAGTAATCCTATAGTAAGAATTTTTGTACTTATACTTCTATTAATGCTACCAGTTTTACTTCATGCCTTTGCAGTTTTTtaactttagtattttttttcctcctcaGCCCTCAAGCAATTTTCAAAGATCCTTTCCGCGGTGGTAACAACATTTTGGTAAGAGCTGTTATTAACTTATTATACTTgaaaacatttttcattttatggcacgttgattgaaattgaaatacaAATATTTATGAAATTAATTGGATATTTTGTTTCGTGAAGGTCATTTGTGATGCTTATACACCACAAGGTGAGCCTATCCCTACTAATAAGAGACACAAAGCTGCCGAAATCTTCAGTAACCCAAAGGTTGAGGCTGAAATTCCATGGTATGTATATTAATCTTTATCGTTTTTACATTACCAACTATTATTGGATACTAGAAAATGTAACCAAGTATCTAAAATAGAAGATGACTGAACTTTTTGGTGCTGAATTATAATCTTAACAGAAAACTTGCTGATGATGTTGTATGTTGATTGTTCAAAGGTATGGAATAGAACAAGAGTACACTCTACTTCAGACAAATGTGAAATGGCCATTAGGATGGCCTGTCGGTGGCTATCCTGGTCCACAGGTAATGCAACTTCTTTCTGTTCTATTTCACATTAATTTCATAGGAATCTGTGAACTTCAAAATGTGGATttacttaaaattaaaatatcccTTCATATACCAGGGTCCTTACTACTGTGCTGCCGGGGCAGATAAGTCATTTGGACGTGATATATCGGATGCTCATTACAAGGCTTGTTTATATGCTGGAATTAACATCAGTGGTACCAATGGCGAGGTTATGCCTGGCCAGGTAAATCTCTCGCTGTACCTTTTGTTTCATGTGTTATGATCTATTAAGTATTGACACAGACACAGACATCGAACACGACACTAgtaaataatataagaaaataaaatatatgaatataagcACATGTGTCGGTGTCTTGTCAATGTCAGACACCAGACACACTCTCATTGTGAAGTGCCGGTGCTACATAGGTTATGATTATCTGAACTGTTGTTCTCACTAATATGTTATGAATATTGCAGTGGGAGTATCAAGTTGGTCCTAGTGTAGGTATTGAAGCTGGTGATCATATCTGGGCTTCAAGGTACATCCTTGAGGTAATTTCATTTACCCTACTTTTGGTTTTTcatattatataataacattGAACTATTACAGAAAGGTTAAGCTTCTGAAACAATCAGTTCTCAGAAAATGTCACAGTATCTTAATTTCTGTAGTCTTTTGGTTCAATAATGTGCTATTTGCGACTTTTGTATCTTCTAATTGAATATTTGTTCTGACAGAGAATTACTGAACAAGCTGGTGTTGTACTCACTCTTGATCCAAAACCAATTGAGGTACTATAATGTTTTAGTTTCCATTATTTCTTACCTTATGCTAATCAATGTTACTAATTGTTTTGGTCTTAACCTTGACAGGGTGACTGGAACGGTGCAGGAGCTCACACCAATTACAGGTTTGTTTTTACTCGTCTTTGTTATGAATCATAATTGTATGCATCTTATATTTAACTTGCATATTTAACTTGCAAAGTTACCAAGTTGATGAATAATATCATTTGCTTTTTTAGTACAAAGAGCATGAGGGAAGATGGAGGGTTTGAGGTAATAAAGAAGGCAATTTTGAACCTTTCTCTTCGCCATAAGGTTCACATCGAAGCATATGGAGAAGGAAATGAGAGAAGGTTGACAGGAAAGCATGAGACTGCCAGCATCAACACATTTTCTTGGGTACTtgcttcaaaattttgaatactcattcttgtttttttgacaaagtaatCAAACATGAACATAAAAGTATATCATGTCTGAAACATGCTTATATAATTTAATACGCAGGGAGTGGCTAACCGTGGATGCTCAATCCGTGTGGGAAGAGACACAGAGAAGAATGGCAAAGGTCAGTCACAATCACAAAGAATAATTTTACGCCATTGTTAGTAACATTTTATAGGCAAACATTGATAAGTTAGTGGTTACTATAATTTTCAGAGTTTGAATTCTGAACCTCGTGATTTAAGAATCTACTATAAGTCTTATCGTATGCATGTTGTTTATCTTTCCTTCTGGTTTGGTTGTAGGTTACTTGGAAGACAGGCGTCCGGCTTCAAACATGGATCCATATGTGGTAACAGCATTACTTGCAGAGAGTACATTATTGTGGGAACCAACTCTAGAGGCTGAAGCTCTTGCAGCTCAGAAGCTTGCATTGAAGGTCTAAATCTATTGATTAACGGCATTCCAGATGGAGTCTGCGAGGAGCTGGAAAGCTCTTTGGCGTtccttttatattatttatatttatattatgaaGATCTAATTGTCTGAACAAATGAGGCTGCCATGCCTAGTTATTGGTTATGAGATGAATGCACATTGTATATCAGATATTTCATTGGTTGTGTTTGAATGTGGTATGGACAGAATTGCATTGATGCTTTGCTTGGTTATATTCTTCGGgtttactttaattttttcGAGTAAATCACTCAGCTCATGTACCTCAGAAAGAGAAGCCATTCAAATCTTTTTGTTTAGGTTAAGACTAAAGCTCAAGTTAAAACACTTGAATACCATTTGTAATTAAACCATACAATAAAAGGGAACTGGATTCTCTCCGCCAAACGTATACATCATTCTCGCAACGATACATATAAACCATCGGATATATCTAACGACGCCATATAAAGTTCAAGTTCAtggtaaattttgattttaataaagcTCAACCATTGTGAGACATGTTGCATTCCTTATCATGATCAAACACCCTGGCCTGGCCCTGCTACCATCCCCAAATGGTATATCTTTACATCCAGCTATCAATAAGAAGTTTCATAAGTactaaaaattgaaaacaacatCAACCATtctgttaagagtctcacaggATTTGAGATGGTCCGAAAATATGTTCATAAGTAGAGACAATCTTCACTTTACAAACTGGTTTTGTAGGATTAAGTTAGATGCAAGCCAAAATTTTGAGATGATATCTTACTCTAAGATCCGTCTGTCGAGCTACTTAAGAGTCTCAAATGTATTATTGAAAACCATAAAAGAGATATGATCTAGAAGatacaaaaatgaatgtattgtCGAAATGAGTCTTTTTTTAATCTCATAAAAGACAACAAAATATTCCTTAAAAAAACACTATTAAAAGACTACTAATTTACTAACATGtatcaataaaaatttactttagTCTTTTTATATGTGAGGACAAATTTGTTCCCTCTACGAGATTGTCTTGCTTAGGAGTCGAAatcctcttcatttctcaaaatcaattgaaatgtttataAATCATAATTCAACTAACAATGTCGATATTGTTAGGTTAAACGCCTTCATCTAAATTCGTATTCAGTATCTCGTAGTGTGAATTTAAGTGATATTTGTCACTTTGTCAATGGACAACAAAATATgttagaataaataaattatataaatgtgGAGAACCTAACCCCTTATCTAGTTaatgtatggtttttttttttaattaaaagtatTTGACTTGGAAAAAAAAAGGGGCATTCGGAGAATCGAACTCCGGACCTCTCGCACCCAAAGCGAGAAtcataccactagaccaaatgcCCTGTTGTGAAATATACGTGTAACATACATATTAGTACTATTATGTATTATTTCATTGAAACTTTCATGTTCTTTCCCCATGAGTTTGAgaaactataaaaataaaacagcaATTCTTCCTTAATCCTTTCCTCTTTGTTGTGTTTCAAAAAACACCATACTCTGAAACACCCATGAACTGTAACCATGCCACTTTCCTCTTGGTTTCTTtgccatcaccaccaccacatGTGCTTTTCCCAAAATTCCATTTTTCAGTGCCAAAGAAAACTCTTTTGACATCGAAGCTTAACAGGAATGCAATTCTTAGAATTAAAGCTTCAAATGATGATAATGGGCAATCAGCaaattggtctaagtggattcCCAAAGACACTTTTTCTGGTGATAAAGTTTTCAGATTGATTTCTAGTGCTACTGCTAGTCCAATTGGACAGTTTGTATCTTCACCAACCACTTTTCTTCACTCTATTGATCCACGAGTTAAATTGGTatgtaaaattatttcatgGGTTTTTTTAGTTTACACCAAAATTCATATCAAAATATGTTCTTTTTATTCATacttgtgttgtttgttttagtACGATTGTACTTATTGTACTTGCGGAGTGTTTTAGTTTTGACTTGAGTTTGCCATTATATGATGTATGCACTATGAAGTACCGCACTTTGAGGGTGTGTACGGTGTCGGTGTCAGACACATGTGGTTACATTTAAGGTGAAGTCTCTAgtacacatcttatttggaTATGTTGCGGTACACCGATGAGGTGGACGATTCTGATAAGTCTACaagtagtgtttaatatagATAATTAATGAACATTATTTTGTGAATCTATCGGAATTGTCCACCTCAACGGATGTACGGGTACATATCCAAAAAAGATGTATACGGAAGAATTCACCTGCATGTAATTACTTCCATTATTCTAGTTATTACTAGTGTCAGAGTCGAGTCGGGTGTCCGTGTTTGAGTTTCCAGTTTGGTGCTTCTTAGAATATGATGTCCACAACAATCAAAATCTGTGATTTTATCCATGCTTGTTCATTATTGGTGTTCCTGCAATACCAACGCTATGATGATGTATTCATGCAATACCAATACTTCAGATTGAGGGTGTATATGGTGTCCATGTCCGACTTTTTAAGTTTGTTCATGAATTAAAAGCTTTGGTGAGCTGCTGCTgtgtgtagttttttttattgtccTTGATAAAATGTGAACAACTAACAAATAAGTGCATATTTGCTATCAAGGTGAGTTGGACAGAATCATGGTGGCATCGTGATTTTGTCAAGCTCATCGCGACGACAAACAAGCCCtgattgaaacataaaatagaATCGTCTGGTGAACAGGTTATTAGGTGAACAGgttattatctttttatattttgaaaatcacCACTTATTTCATGTTTGTCTAAGGGATAAGAGAAATTTCCATGACCGTTTGACGGATAGTTGCGTTGTCTTTGATACATTTTTATTGCTTTTGGTGAGGGCTCAAGGCTAACAATGTCAAAGTTCTTATATTAGATCGCTATGGAAATGTTAGCAATTATTAGTGAATGCAATTGTGTAGCTGGTATATttgaataatttgttttggctTCTTGGTATACATGCATTTTGTGATCTTTGATAATCAATTAATCTGATTTTACAGGTATGGCTTTTAGTTCTCGTTGTTCTACCGGCAAGGTCACATATAATTATGCGATTTGGATTGGTAGCATACTTGACTTTGCTTTCAATTTGGATTCTACCAAGAAATGCTTGGATGGTAAGTAATTTGTTAATCCTTGACTTTTCTGAGAAATTTCGTGCCTAATTAAGTTTCTATTTATAGGATCAATTGGGGCGAGTTTATTTTCTGTCAGCATTGTTATTCATTACATTAGGGCTGAGTTCAGATGGCGTGCCAGCACTTGTTCAGTCAAGAACTCCACCATCTGTGACGACGGGGCTTCCAAATCTCCCTATATCTTTAACAGGTTATTCATATGTAATCTCAAAGTTAGGTCCATTAACCTTTACGAGGAAAGGATTATCTGTAGGAAGCACTGTTGCATGTTTGACTTTTACAGTAAGATGCTTTCTGCATTCCTGCCTTTACCTTTTATTTACAGTTATTTTAGACCTTTTGGCAAAAACAATGTTTTGAAAGATTTCTGAAacgatataatttttttatgaaggtATTTCAAAGTGCAAGTCTTTGCCTCACAACCACAACTCCTGAACAGCTAGCATCTGCATTGCGATGGTTCATGCTTCCTCTGAGATACATAGGTGTATCTGTATCGGAAATTGTGCTTACCCTTTTATTGTCATTGAGATTTATCAGTCTAGTTTTTGATGAGGTAAGAACTAAGAATTTTTTTGCATTACTATGTTGAGCACGTTAGCTTAAGTAGAATGCATAACTAGATTATAGTAGTAAACATTGTAATTAgaaatttatattcaataaatttgtcaaacatgATCAAAGAAAGTATAATTGAACATTCATGCAGAAACTTCTATCAATAGTTATAACCAAACTTAACCGAAGCAATTAGGattaagttttttcttttactttacTCATTTAATATCGTGATTATTTTGTTGCAGGTCCGGAACATTGCATTGGGAATAGTATCTCGTAGGGTAAATTGGAAACAATTGACTGTTATGGAGACAATTGATAGTAAGTATATATTGTTAGCTCTTCCACTTGTTTCCAAGTATcgtcaaaaaatattattctgtTTCCTGAACTCCTTATTTGTGTTCCAACAAACTATAGATAAGTGATGCGTATCATCTCGATAATGACTGTGCATAAATCTCATTTAGATTCTTTAAGCTTCATATTTGATTTGTCCAAATTGTGTAAGAATGTAAGAATTAGAAATTGGTACTAGGAAATGCTTATCCTAAGATGTCTGTTTGTGTATTTCCACGATAAGATCCATTAAACGAGTTAAACTGGTAATAAATTAACACACACATGAATATAATTGTTGCATAACATTATTACCGAATTATGATCGGTTACATTTGTCTGTCCC
Coding sequences within it:
- the LOC123897368 gene encoding glutamine synthetase leaf isozyme, chloroplastic, whose product is MAQILAPSTQWQTRITKTTAPCATPITSKMWSSLVMKQNKKVARTSKFRVMAINNENGTINRVESLLNLDITPFTNSIIAEYIWIGGTGIDVRSKSRTISKPVEHPSELPKWNYDGSSTGQAPGEDSEVILYPQAIFKDPFRGGNNILVICDAYTPQGEPIPTNKRHKAAEIFSNPKVEAEIPWYGIEQEYTLLQTNVKWPLGWPVGGYPGPQGPYYCAAGADKSFGRDISDAHYKACLYAGINISGTNGEVMPGQWEYQVGPSVGIEAGDHIWASRYILERITEQAGVVLTLDPKPIEGDWNGAGAHTNYSTKSMREDGGFEVIKKAILNLSLRHKVHIEAYGEGNERRLTGKHETASINTFSWGVANRGCSIRVGRDTEKNGKGYLEDRRPASNMDPYVVTALLAESTLLWEPTLEAEALAAQKLALKV
- the LOC123897372 gene encoding protein ABCI12, chloroplastic, whose protein sequence is MNCNHATFLLVSLPSPPPHVLFPKFHFSVPKKTLLTSKLNRNAILRIKASNDDNGQSANWSKWIPKDTFSGDKVFRLISSATASPIGQFVSSPTTFLHSIDPRVKLVWLLVLVVLPARSHIIMRFGLVAYLTLLSIWILPRNAWMDQLGRVYFLSALLFITLGLSSDGVPALVQSRTPPSVTTGLPNLPISLTGYSYVISKLGPLTFTRKGLSVGSTVACLTFTVFQSASLCLTTTTPEQLASALRWFMLPLRYIGVSVSEIVLTLLLSLRFISLVFDEVRNIALGIVSRRVNWKQLTVMETIDIFFNYFRRIFKNIFSHAEQISQAMIARGFKGNVDNHKIYFLSESSFGMADIVCLLNLTVVIGASLLSEYYLV